From one Butyricimonas faecihominis genomic stretch:
- a CDS encoding TonB-dependent receptor, with translation MKCRFGIIEILCLLGYLSIALPIQAQSQTQFHLQGNIKDAKTNELLEFATVLLKNDSVQLHAISDTKGSFSIKNVPTGTYSLSISFIGYTPIHQSLSIHRDTTIAIALQPDNITLKDIIVTASESRGLTTSSKINRKAMELLQPSSFTDILALLPGGRTKDPALGGVNQARLREVGVSSDDYDISSLGTAFLVNGVPINTDANMQHVLGASQSDHDYYRNSTGKGVDMRMVSTDFIESVEVIRGIPSVEYGELTSGVIKIQRKAGAHPWEARIKSDPESKLVYLGKGFATNKGWIFNFGFDYLDAEIDPRNNLENYKRLSATTHMARVWKTNTRSLSWDLDLDYGQSIDDEKSDPDISYKKIDKYKSSYHRMSVSNTLNWVFTQSRHWQYVNLTAAVDYSLNKIKQTKFISLDKDTPIPDNTEEGEHDGIFLPYRYTAHLKVDGKPINAYVKTMSEFHFDLFNTTNKLKAGVEWRMSKNLGKGQVYDLTRPLYPSTSYRPRPYDEIPADHLLSFFIEDRIDIPIDRHRLIVAGGIRAFSPLNLDAEYRMQGKIYFDPRVNAQWKFPTLFLFDRQLNIQLVGGIGWQRKMPVMSQLYPEKIYYDLTQLNYYHTNADFRRLNMMTYIIDPTNYDLEPARNKKWEVRLDFDYDKHLFSVNYFYEKMTDGFRTTNYYRSFQYKKYDASTIDHTSLQGPPELSDLTYTNDTVISTYGRNTNGSMIIKKGVEFQYSSNRIESIHTRLTVTGAWFKSTYHNSQPVYRKPSVILNGKELKYIGLYLDDDGYIREQFNTNFMFDTYLQKLGLNFATSVQCMWFTAQESMRKNGVPIKYVDIKGEEHDYTAADQTDMERQHLVVNYNEAAFKRTTVPVSININFSATKYFNQKIGLSLFVNNILDYNPSYEANGAKIRRKAVPYFGMELNIKL, from the coding sequence ATGAAATGCAGATTTGGGATTATCGAGATTCTTTGTTTATTGGGTTATCTATCTATCGCGCTACCGATTCAAGCGCAAAGTCAAACACAATTTCACCTGCAAGGGAATATAAAAGACGCCAAGACGAACGAATTACTGGAATTCGCAACCGTATTATTAAAGAATGATTCCGTGCAACTTCACGCGATCAGTGATACGAAAGGAAGTTTCAGCATAAAAAACGTTCCAACCGGGACCTACTCTCTTAGCATCTCTTTTATCGGATATACCCCGATACATCAATCCCTGTCCATCCACCGGGATACGACAATTGCAATCGCCTTGCAACCGGACAATATCACGCTAAAAGACATTATTGTCACCGCATCCGAATCCAGAGGCCTTACAACCTCTTCCAAGATTAACCGCAAGGCCATGGAACTCCTGCAACCGTCAAGTTTCACGGATATTCTGGCATTACTGCCGGGCGGAAGAACGAAAGATCCCGCCCTCGGTGGTGTAAACCAAGCCCGTTTGCGGGAAGTTGGTGTTTCCAGCGACGATTACGATATTTCATCATTAGGTACCGCTTTTCTTGTCAACGGGGTACCAATCAACACGGATGCCAACATGCAACACGTGCTGGGAGCCAGTCAAAGCGATCACGATTACTACCGGAACAGCACGGGCAAAGGGGTTGATATGCGTATGGTGTCAACTGATTTCATCGAAAGCGTGGAAGTGATCCGGGGAATTCCTTCCGTTGAATACGGTGAACTGACCAGCGGAGTAATCAAAATCCAACGAAAAGCGGGAGCCCATCCGTGGGAAGCCCGCATAAAATCAGACCCCGAAAGTAAACTCGTGTACCTAGGTAAAGGATTCGCGACAAACAAAGGATGGATATTCAACTTCGGGTTCGATTACTTGGATGCAGAGATCGATCCCCGCAACAATCTGGAAAACTACAAACGTCTCTCCGCAACCACCCACATGGCACGGGTGTGGAAAACAAACACCCGGTCATTATCATGGGATTTGGACTTGGACTACGGGCAATCCATTGATGATGAGAAAAGCGATCCGGACATCAGCTATAAAAAGATAGACAAATACAAATCCAGCTACCACCGGATGTCCGTGTCAAACACGCTGAACTGGGTATTCACCCAATCCCGGCACTGGCAATACGTCAACTTAACCGCCGCCGTGGACTACTCGCTCAACAAAATCAAACAGACTAAATTTATCTCGCTGGATAAAGACACCCCCATTCCCGACAACACGGAAGAAGGCGAACACGACGGGATTTTTCTCCCGTATCGCTATACGGCACATTTAAAAGTGGACGGCAAACCCATCAATGCTTACGTGAAGACGATGAGTGAATTTCACTTCGATCTTTTCAACACCACGAATAAATTGAAAGCGGGAGTTGAATGGCGAATGAGTAAAAACCTAGGGAAAGGTCAGGTGTACGACCTGACACGGCCTCTTTATCCCTCGACCTCCTATCGCCCCAGACCGTATGACGAGATTCCGGCAGATCACCTGTTATCGTTTTTCATCGAGGACCGGATTGATATTCCTATCGACCGGCATCGGCTGATCGTGGCCGGGGGTATACGTGCCTTCTCCCCGCTCAACTTGGATGCGGAGTACCGGATGCAGGGTAAAATATACTTCGATCCCCGGGTAAACGCACAATGGAAATTCCCGACCCTGTTTCTCTTCGACCGACAATTAAACATCCAACTTGTCGGCGGGATCGGATGGCAAAGAAAAATGCCCGTGATGTCACAACTCTACCCGGAGAAGATCTATTACGACCTGACCCAATTGAACTATTATCACACGAACGCTGACTTCCGGCGTTTAAACATGATGACCTACATTATTGACCCGACGAATTACGATCTGGAACCCGCCCGTAACAAGAAATGGGAAGTACGTCTGGATTTCGATTATGACAAACACCTGTTCTCCGTGAATTATTTCTACGAGAAGATGACTGACGGTTTCAGAACAACCAATTACTACCGGTCTTTCCAGTATAAAAAATATGACGCCTCAACCATTGACCACACCTCATTACAGGGGCCACCGGAATTAAGTGACCTGACTTACACGAACGACACGGTGATCAGCACATACGGGAGAAACACGAACGGTAGCATGATTATCAAAAAAGGAGTTGAATTTCAATACTCGTCCAACCGTATTGAATCCATACACACCCGTCTCACGGTTACCGGGGCATGGTTCAAATCGACCTACCACAACAGCCAGCCGGTGTACAGGAAACCCAGCGTGATATTGAATGGGAAAGAATTAAAATACATCGGGTTATATCTGGACGACGACGGGTACATTCGGGAACAATTCAACACGAACTTCATGTTCGACACGTACCTGCAAAAGCTCGGACTGAATTTCGCCACTTCGGTACAATGCATGTGGTTTACCGCACAGGAGAGCATGAGAAAGAACGGGGTACCGATCAAGTACGTGGACATCAAAGGCGAAGAACACGATTACACGGCTGCCGATCAAACCGACATGGAACGCCAGCATCTGGTAGTGAACTACAACGAGGCCGCTTTCAAACGGACAACGGTTCCCGTATCCATCAACATCAATTTCTCGGCAACCAAGTATTTCAATCAAAAGATAGGACTCTCCCTGTTCGTAAACAACATACTGGACTACAATCCCAGCTACGAGGCCAACGGGGCGAAAATCAGAAGGAAAGCAGTCCCCTATTTCGGCATGGAATTGAACATCAAATTATAA
- a CDS encoding DUF4876 domain-containing protein has translation MINKISYVLVFMLFICAGFIACTDDDKVKITEFTLTLTEPEDLNVTSISDLHVTFKNVNTGKQTTNTMTGTTGKITLNEGLYNITVEGKMNYIVDEKTVEGQVKGYKESVNLVGTTSADNIKLFLFNSKADFVIEEVYFAGSTTPEGKQYLADQYIKIYNNSDSVLYADGLVILESAFKTSQKYDYTPDIMSRAMAVQCVYAIPGNGKDYPVQPGKSLLICDKAIDHREANSNSFDLSNADFEWYDDSDKNPDIDNPQVTNLDKIYSYTKTTWSLHNQGLCAYAIARLQVDKNTFLTDYTYKATYINVIGESQDKNAYQVPNAWIIDAVNISNKAQYAWNVVDASLDMGFTYCGEVALDKNRYNKSVRRKVLSTTPDGRKILKDTNNSTEDFEAKATPSLKQ, from the coding sequence ATGATCAACAAAATTTCTTACGTATTAGTATTTATGTTATTCATCTGTGCAGGATTTATTGCCTGCACGGATGATGACAAAGTAAAAATCACAGAGTTTACTTTAACACTCACAGAACCGGAAGACTTGAATGTAACAAGCATATCCGACCTACACGTCACGTTCAAGAACGTGAACACCGGAAAACAGACAACAAACACGATGACCGGAACCACAGGGAAAATCACGCTCAACGAAGGCCTTTACAATATCACCGTAGAGGGGAAAATGAATTATATCGTTGACGAGAAAACCGTTGAAGGGCAAGTAAAAGGATATAAAGAATCCGTGAATCTTGTCGGAACAACAAGCGCTGATAATATTAAATTATTCCTTTTCAACTCGAAAGCGGATTTTGTTATTGAAGAGGTCTATTTCGCCGGAAGTACGACACCGGAAGGAAAACAATATCTTGCAGATCAATATATTAAAATATACAACAATTCCGATTCCGTTTTATATGCAGACGGACTTGTTATTCTAGAATCCGCTTTTAAAACCTCCCAAAAATACGACTACACACCGGACATCATGTCACGAGCAATGGCTGTTCAATGCGTGTACGCCATTCCCGGAAACGGAAAAGACTATCCGGTACAACCCGGAAAATCTCTTTTGATTTGTGATAAAGCAATAGATCACAGAGAAGCAAACAGCAATTCTTTCGACCTAAGTAATGCAGACTTCGAATGGTATGATGACAGTGACAAAAATCCAGATATAGATAATCCACAAGTGACCAACCTTGACAAAATCTATAGCTATACAAAAACGACATGGAGTCTGCACAATCAAGGACTTTGCGCTTATGCTATTGCCCGGTTACAAGTGGATAAAAATACTTTTTTAACAGATTACACATACAAGGCTACATATATTAACGTTATAGGAGAATCCCAAGACAAGAATGCTTATCAAGTCCCCAACGCATGGATCATCGACGCGGTCAACATAAGCAACAAAGCACAATATGCTTGGAATGTAGTTGACGCATCCCTCGACATGGGATTCACCTACTGCGGGGAAGTCGCACTCGACAAAAACCGATACAACAAAAGTGTCCGCCGGAAAGTACTTTCCACCACTCCTGACGGACGCAAGATACTGAAAGACACGAATAATTCCACGGAAGACTTTGAGGCCAAGGCCACTCCGTCTTTAAAACAATAA
- a CDS encoding M48 family metallopeptidase — MRKLFMCVLLLAGTLTLQAQIKIGKMKIDTKKAIQAGKDAAGAITLSDEDIANMSQEYIQWMDTHNKVAAPDSELGKRLAKITANFPEIEGLKLNFAIYEVVDVNAFACGDGSIRIFAGLMELMTDDEVLAVIGHEIGHVVHQDTKHAMKNAYLRSAAKNVAGAVSETASKLTDSQLGALAEAFMGAQFSQKQEFAADDYAFDFCLQQKVDPYAMSKALTKLVELSNTGGEKASRIQQMFSTHPDSEARAARLKERADKLQK, encoded by the coding sequence ATGAGAAAACTATTCATGTGCGTATTATTACTTGCCGGAACCTTAACTTTACAAGCGCAAATAAAAATCGGCAAAATGAAAATCGACACGAAAAAAGCTATTCAAGCCGGGAAAGACGCGGCCGGAGCAATCACTCTTTCCGACGAGGACATTGCTAACATGAGCCAAGAATACATACAATGGATGGACACACATAATAAAGTGGCGGCACCGGATAGCGAATTAGGTAAACGCTTGGCCAAGATCACGGCAAACTTCCCCGAAATTGAAGGGCTGAAACTGAATTTTGCTATATATGAAGTTGTCGATGTCAACGCTTTTGCCTGCGGGGACGGGAGCATCCGTATCTTTGCCGGATTAATGGAGTTAATGACTGATGACGAGGTGTTGGCTGTTATCGGTCATGAGATCGGACACGTGGTACACCAAGACACTAAACACGCCATGAAAAATGCCTATCTTCGCTCGGCTGCCAAGAACGTGGCAGGTGCGGTAAGTGAAACAGCGTCCAAATTGACCGATTCCCAACTGGGAGCGTTGGCAGAGGCTTTCATGGGGGCACAATTCTCACAAAAGCAAGAATTCGCCGCTGATGATTACGCTTTTGATTTCTGCCTTCAACAAAAGGTTGACCCCTACGCCATGTCAAAAGCATTGACCAAACTGGTAGAACTCTCCAATACCGGGGGAGAAAAAGCCTCTCGCATTCAACAGATGTTTTCTACCCACCCGGATAGCGAGGCTCGTGCAGCAAGATTAAAAGAAAGAGCCGATAAATTACAGAAATAA
- a CDS encoding DUF4876 domain-containing protein yields the protein MKNNFIIFCSLIVTIFSVLSCTDDNKTVNTTEFTLNTTLPEGFEEPSISNMVVKFTNVNTGRVTNNTTFENNQIHVTLPEGMYHISMEGFIQYKREGESHEGLIRGYEESVNISGTTASLATELFISQTSSDFIIAEIFFTGTVTEEGQQYNGDKYIKIYNNTDKVLYADGLSILESAFLTTDKQDYTPDIMREAMAVNSILTIPGNGTEHPVNPGEYIIIADNGINHQAQNSNSIDLSKADFEIFYEDSDDIDNHEVPNILTPYGKFVFHNRGFNSYAIARLGDIEKFLQDYTYDYEWMFVFEEYQIPCEESCYKVPNEMIVDAVNLSVKSEFQWIVTSPTIDMGWTYCGVIDGDENRYGKSVLRKTFTTTEDGREILQDTNNSTEDFTPEATPSLKK from the coding sequence ATGAAAAACAATTTTATCATTTTCTGTTCGCTGATCGTGACGATCTTTAGCGTGCTGTCTTGTACGGACGATAACAAAACGGTTAATACAACCGAATTTACATTAAACACAACACTTCCGGAAGGATTTGAAGAACCTAGTATATCCAATATGGTAGTAAAGTTCACCAACGTGAATACCGGACGAGTGACAAATAACACGACGTTCGAGAATAATCAAATCCACGTAACCCTTCCGGAAGGAATGTATCATATCAGCATGGAAGGTTTTATTCAATACAAGCGAGAGGGAGAAAGCCATGAAGGACTAATCCGGGGATACGAAGAATCTGTCAACATATCGGGAACGACCGCTTCTTTAGCAACCGAATTATTCATTAGCCAGACGTCTTCCGACTTCATTATCGCCGAGATATTTTTCACGGGAACGGTGACGGAAGAAGGACAACAATACAATGGAGACAAATACATTAAAATCTACAATAACACGGATAAGGTGCTGTATGCCGACGGATTATCTATTCTAGAATCAGCATTCCTAACCACAGACAAGCAAGACTACACGCCAGACATCATGAGAGAGGCTATGGCCGTAAACTCTATTCTTACCATTCCGGGAAATGGAACCGAACACCCGGTTAATCCCGGAGAATATATTATCATTGCAGATAACGGGATAAATCATCAAGCTCAAAACTCAAACTCCATCGATTTAAGTAAAGCGGATTTCGAAATCTTCTATGAAGATAGTGACGATATTGATAACCACGAAGTTCCCAACATACTGACCCCGTACGGCAAATTTGTATTCCACAATCGCGGTTTCAATAGTTACGCGATAGCTCGACTGGGAGATATCGAAAAGTTTTTACAAGACTATACTTATGATTACGAGTGGATGTTTGTCTTTGAAGAATACCAGATTCCCTGCGAGGAAAGTTGTTACAAAGTACCGAACGAAATGATTGTAGACGCTGTCAATTTAAGTGTCAAATCAGAATTCCAATGGATTGTAACCTCGCCCACGATAGATATGGGCTGGACCTACTGCGGGGTTATTGACGGGGATGAAAACCGATATGGAAAGAGCGTTCTCCGGAAAACTTTCACGACCACGGAAGACGGAAGGGAAATTCTGCAAGACACCAACAATTCAACCGAGGATTTTACCCCGGAAGCTACACCATCTTTGAAGAAATAA